The Amaranthus tricolor cultivar Red isolate AtriRed21 chromosome 14, ASM2621246v1, whole genome shotgun sequence DNA window GATAGTAATTTAAAGTATAATCTATTGTATCTATAcactttaagaaaataatatttgtaattttttgtaaataatattgGGTTTTTATACTAGTTTAATTACACAAACTAAAATACATGCTGTAATACTATagacttaaaaataaataaagaatgggAAGCAAAGCAAAAAggtaatacatatacatacattaaGTATAGTATCATACAAAGTGTACAAATTGATTAAACAGAAGTAAATATTTTAGGGATCAAACAAAATAactaatatttgatatacaattgaaaataaacaTACCATCTTCAAACCTCAACAAAATTAAGTTAGTACCCCCAATTCTCCCCCCACCCACCTAAAAAAACCCTCGTCTTTTTCTATTGATTTTGGAACCTGCAGATAATGCATAGCAGTCAGAGTATATATAATACTtctttgatttttcaattaCATCCGTTTTTGATGAAAAAGATGTGATTGAAAACTAAAGGAAGTATATAAGTAGGTAAAATATTGCCATGAAAATATGAGCAATATTTGTAATAATTACGTAATAAATactataatttatataattattgtaCTCCTTAGTTAACATGAAGATAGGACAGATAATTCCAACTGTGCACTCCATTCTTCTTCGGGCTTTAAGGTAATGGGCTTCTCAATTGCGGCCCCATCTACACATAACATTTTTTTGTATTCATCATCACCAAGATCTTGTAACGCCTTTGCTTTTTTCTCCCATGGATTCCACACAGCTGTCAGATCATTATGCAGCTTGTCACATACTAATATGTAGGAGACCAGGGTTAGCCTTGAGATTTATAAAGCTTGGGgtgaaatattaattatgggcCTCAAGGTCCCCAACTACTAAATATTCTATTATGGGTCATTGACTATTAACTAAGTGTATGGGCCCGGGGCACAAGCCCTTATTGCCCCCTCATAATAGGGCCGGCCCTGTAGTTAACAAGTTAAAAAACATGCATGCTAAAATTAATACTCGACATAATAATCTGATTTGAATTATTCAATCAAAAATATCCATATTTGATGATTCAAACTTTAAAGTCATGAAAATCTAACATCTTTTTGGCCTTTTGGGGAAAGATACCATTTGTGAGTCACCAGTGGCCGGAGCTGGTTAATCGAACTGGGCCGGACCAGATACAATTTTAATTCGGGCAGAACAGATCTAATTCCATTTAGCTCGATTTTGTATTCCATTTGATCGACCcgtctatatataatattgtcaTATGACCCGGTCCGATCTGACCCTATTCTTTACATTAAGGCCCGATAAAACCTGACCTGTTGATGGCCCACCCCAATCAACACCTCCTATCACCAGTATACTTATGCTAGCCATGTTCAATGCAATACATTTATGATCATCAAAAATTACTGTGAATAGGTTAAAATAATGGATCAACAATTAAAAAGACAGTGATTTTGTATTTGAGAAAATAAGTATTTAGTGATTTAAGGAATcaaatttaatcaataaaaaataaaattgatttattcGTTCAATAAGAAATGTTTAGcctttaaaaaaagataaattgaaatgaggaaaataaaaaatgtgtgTGGATGGATATATACACTTACCTACATCAGGAAGGCCTTGTTTTCTAATCTGAAATGTTCTTTTACTTCCATGATCAAAAAGCGCAACTACGTCAGACGAGCTTAGGTATATTCGATCAACCTGTTCAAATACACATTTTAATGAATAATCCATCCATATCAAGAgattaaaatatgatataaatatcattcttttataataattagCTAATTCCTTATAATTggtatttataaaaataaaaaatggtgtATTTTATAGACTTTAGTTATAGTTATGTTATAGACTAAGTTAAATTTTAGAATATAGGTCTGAGAAAATCAAATAAGAACTATGTAAGGTAACTCACagataaattcaaaaaaatttaattttaaaatcaattggtggtaaaaaaaatttacttccCAAGTCTATAAAGTATATTCTCTTCTTTAATGTAAGACAACccacaaataataaataatggaCACTTTAACGCACCTCTGATTCAAATGTTAAGGCATCTCCTTGTTCAGTAAATCGTTTTCTATCTTGCAAACAGTCAAGATAGTCTAGGGTTTCTAATCCCTCTACTCGAACTTCACTGTTGTACAATATAacatgaattaattaaaatcatagtattaGTACAATTTTTGTATgttttgataataattttgaatttaatagaatatatcttttaaaataggtaaattttataacattttagagaaaattgtatataaaattccaaatagttatcaattttattgtttaaacCTATACGACTAGTGCATATGTTAGAAAAATCGATATAATAAACTAATTTGATAGAATAAAGTAAAAAAGATatagtttatatataataatagtattatttCCCAACAACTTTACCTGATATCTGAGATAGCAAAATATGTACGAAATGCAAAAGAGAAACCGAAGGGTTTTCCATTAATATTCTTAACACGAGATCTCAGAATAAGATGACCTTCTTCTGTTAGTATAACTCTGAGTCGAATTTCAAATCTGAAAAATAGAATATAACATTTAATAATTAGACTTACTCTTAATttaagattaattttatttatctctCTTAATGGAtccaaagatttataattttaaatttaaaattataacaaacTATAGTAAAATGACATATTAATTCGCACACTTTATTTAACTAAAATAGCAGATATTGCTTGCTCTTATTTAGGGACAATCAGAATTAAGTGaactttttattattacatGTTCAAGGTAACGATATTTCACACTGAACcctatatttataataaagttAGAATAAATTAACGTAATATAACTTATTAAATCTTTAcatttatttatatgaagttggTGATTACCGATGATATTTGATATCAAAGACAATTAAAATCaacctttatattatttcacTGTATAATTAAATATCTTCGGTTTCTAAC harbors:
- the LOC130799500 gene encoding putative glucose-6-phosphate 1-epimerase isoform X1, producing the protein MVLSLLVVGKNMTNCEATPLDSKDGSYEEIKDDKGQIVQVILRNTKGASARISLYGGQVLSWKNEQGEELLFMSSKATFKPPHAIRGGIPICFPQFGSRGLLEQHGFARNRTWSIDKQPPSPRINGFNGHASVDLVLKPSDVDYKVWSNRFEIRLRVILTEEGHLILRSRVKNINGKPFGFSFAFRTYFAISDISEVRVEGLETLDYLDCLQDRKRFTEQGDALTFESEVDRIYLSSSDVVALFDHGSKRTFQIRKQGLPDVVCDKLHNDLTAVWNPWEKKAKALQDLGDDEYKKMLCVDGAAIEKPITLKPEEEWSAQLELSVLSSC
- the LOC130799500 gene encoding putative glucose-6-phosphate 1-epimerase isoform X2 encodes the protein MVLSLLVVGKNMTNCEATPLDSKDGSYEEIKDDKGQIVQVILRNTKGASARISLYGGQVLSWKNEQGEELLFMSSKATFKPPHAIRGGIPICFPQFGSRGLLEQHGFARNRTWSIDKQPPSPRINGFNGHASVDLVLKPSDVDYKVWSNRFEIRLRVILTEEGHLILRSRVKNINGKPFGFSFAFRTYFAISDISEVRVEGLETLDYLDCLQDRKRFTEQGDALTFESEVDRIYLSSSDVVALFDHGSKRTFQIRKQGLPDVAVWNPWEKKAKALQDLGDDEYKKMLCVDGAAIEKPITLKPEEEWSAQLELSVLSSC